The following are encoded together in the Planococcus antarcticus DSM 14505 genome:
- the murD gene encoding UDP-N-acetylmuramoyl-L-alanine--D-glutamate ligase has translation MKEAPQLYQKKILVLGLAKSGFTAARILHKLGAFVTVNDSKPFEENPEAQELLNMGVTVICGRHPEDLLEEGFELVVKNPGIPYTNVLIESAFEKNIPVWTEIELAYLISEAPFIGITGSNGKTTTTTLLFHMLNQDNKHPLIAGNIGTVASGVAEKAKAKNVIVTELSSFQLKGTAAFRPEIAIITNLYEAHLDYHGSIEDYRASKMKLTENQTTEDYFIYNADQPLLVEHAKDCKAQLVPFTLKGRTTTSISADNEFVYWQGEKLIERSKIILAGQHNLENILAATAATLLSGGTKETIIRVLTSFTGVKHRSQFIVEWEGRKFYNDSKATNALATKSALEAFPENIILLAGGLERNHSLEEIRPYMDRVKALITFGETAQRFTAFAEDCGVPIIVQARKMDDAVEKAIKQSDSGDTILLSPACASWDQYDSFEIRGDAFITAVQHMTEANE, from the coding sequence ATGAAAGAGGCGCCACAATTATATCAAAAGAAAATTCTGGTTCTTGGGCTGGCTAAAAGTGGATTTACAGCTGCCCGAATCCTTCATAAGCTTGGAGCATTTGTTACCGTTAATGATTCCAAGCCTTTTGAAGAAAATCCAGAAGCACAGGAATTATTGAATATGGGCGTTACCGTTATTTGCGGCAGACATCCTGAAGATCTATTGGAAGAGGGCTTCGAACTGGTTGTCAAAAATCCAGGAATTCCTTATACCAATGTCTTGATTGAATCGGCTTTTGAGAAAAATATTCCAGTCTGGACTGAAATTGAGCTAGCTTATTTGATCAGTGAAGCACCATTTATCGGAATCACTGGTTCAAATGGAAAAACCACAACTACGACCTTATTATTCCATATGCTTAATCAAGACAATAAACATCCATTGATTGCTGGAAACATCGGAACAGTGGCGAGTGGAGTTGCAGAAAAAGCGAAAGCAAAAAATGTTATTGTGACTGAGTTGTCTTCATTCCAGCTGAAAGGGACAGCCGCTTTTCGCCCTGAAATCGCGATTATCACGAATTTATATGAAGCGCATTTGGATTATCATGGATCGATCGAAGACTATCGTGCTTCCAAAATGAAGCTTACTGAAAATCAGACGACAGAAGACTATTTCATCTACAATGCAGACCAGCCATTATTAGTGGAACATGCGAAAGACTGCAAAGCTCAGCTGGTGCCGTTTACACTAAAGGGCCGGACAACAACGAGCATCAGTGCAGACAATGAATTTGTCTACTGGCAAGGCGAGAAATTGATTGAACGTTCGAAAATTATATTGGCAGGCCAGCATAATCTGGAAAACATTCTAGCTGCTACAGCAGCAACTTTGCTTTCAGGCGGAACAAAAGAAACCATTATCCGTGTTCTGACATCATTTACAGGCGTAAAGCACCGCTCCCAATTTATTGTTGAGTGGGAGGGCCGAAAATTCTACAACGATTCAAAAGCAACGAATGCTTTAGCAACAAAAAGCGCGTTGGAAGCTTTTCCTGAAAACATTATTTTGTTGGCGGGCGGTTTAGAGCGAAACCACTCTCTTGAGGAAATCCGTCCATATATGGACCGTGTCAAAGCATTGATCACTTTTGGAGAAACTGCACAACGATTTACAGCGTTCGCGGAAGACTGTGGTGTACCGATAATTGTCCAAGCGAGAAAAATGGACGATGCAGTTGAAAAAGCCATCAAGCAGTCCGACAGCGGGGATACGATCTTGTTATCTCCAGCTTGTGCAAGCTGGGATCAATATGACAGTTTTGAAATTCGCGGAGATGCTTTCATTACCGCAGTTCAGCACATGACGGAAGCAAACGAATAA
- the mraY gene encoding phospho-N-acetylmuramoyl-pentapeptide-transferase, producing the protein MNVYAVMGLGIALFLTVVLMPIFIPLLKRMKFGQSIREEGPESHMKKTGTPTMGGLVFSISIIITVLLVAWLADLLTAKVLILLLVLFGYGLIGFLDDFIKVVLKRNLGLTSLQKLIAQIVIAVISFVVLSSVDFETGLSIPFTDISIELSWLYVFFIVFWLVGFSNAVNLTDGLDGLVAGTASIAFAAFGLLAIYQDEIGIAIFTFSVTGGLIGFLVFNKYPAKVFMGDTGSLALGGALAMVSILLKQELLLLLIGLVFVIETASVILQVGSFKLRQKRIFKMSPIHHHFELSGWSEWKVVLVFWSVGLISAAIAVFLEVM; encoded by the coding sequence ATGAACGTTTATGCAGTAATGGGTCTTGGAATTGCTTTATTTTTGACGGTCGTGTTAATGCCGATTTTTATTCCGTTGTTGAAGCGGATGAAATTCGGGCAAAGTATCCGTGAAGAAGGACCTGAATCACATATGAAGAAGACAGGTACCCCTACTATGGGTGGACTGGTTTTCTCGATTTCTATCATTATCACCGTATTATTGGTTGCCTGGCTTGCAGATTTACTGACTGCAAAAGTCCTGATTTTATTGCTGGTGCTTTTCGGATATGGATTAATCGGATTTTTGGATGACTTTATAAAAGTTGTTTTGAAGCGGAATCTGGGATTGACTTCTTTGCAGAAATTGATAGCGCAAATTGTCATAGCTGTTATTTCGTTCGTAGTTCTGAGTAGCGTTGATTTTGAGACGGGTCTTAGCATTCCCTTTACAGATATTTCAATCGAGTTATCATGGCTCTATGTATTCTTTATTGTTTTTTGGCTGGTTGGATTTTCTAACGCAGTAAATTTAACGGACGGACTAGATGGACTGGTAGCGGGCACAGCATCAATCGCCTTTGCTGCATTTGGTCTACTGGCGATATATCAAGATGAAATCGGAATTGCGATTTTCACTTTTTCCGTCACAGGCGGATTAATCGGATTTTTGGTTTTCAACAAATACCCTGCAAAAGTCTTTATGGGCGATACAGGTTCATTAGCTTTAGGTGGCGCATTGGCAATGGTGTCAATCTTATTGAAACAGGAATTATTGCTGCTGCTGATTGGACTTGTATTCGTTATTGAAACAGCTTCGGTTATTTTGCAGGTAGGGAGCTTCAAACTGCGTCAAAAACGAATTTTTAAAATGAGCCCAATTCACCATCATTTCGAATTGAGCGGTTGGTCAGAATGGAAAGTAGTACTTGTATTCTGGTCAGTCGGTCTTATCAGTGCGGCAATCGCCGTCTTTTTGGAGGTAATGTAA
- a CDS encoding penicillin-binding protein, protein MKKKFRFQGGAFLLFLLFAGLFFLLLTRIVTIQATGEVEGQQLAARAAAKYSQEEVLTAERGRIIDRKGEVIAEDTLTYKLVAVLDESATQKVSDPRHVVDIEETASKLAGYLGASEESILETLKTGVEKDRYQVEFGSAGREINHTQMLEMKEAEIPGLLFVRDLKRLYPNGVFASHLIGYAMKEEMKDGVTKTTGRMGLESIHNEVLTGQNGKIEFDTDKWGFLLPNSESAVTPAVDGSDVQLTLDKTLQNFLEDAMSGVQEEYDPTRMIAVIADPKTGEILAMSQRPTFNPNTREGLSDNWLNESIELTIEPGSPMKMFTLAAAIEEGKWDANATYNSGTYTLLDSTIGDHNSGRGWGTISYLEGFQRSSNVSMAYLLERLGADTFMTYIDAFGFGEQTGIDLPKEATGKILDQYPINKLTTAYGQGSTVTPIQMIQAASAIANGGVMMKPYVIDQIKNTDTGKVTVKSEPEKAGQPISAETAEKVKEVLASTVTSEVGSAKGFALQDYKIAGKTGTAQVPKEGGGYLEGSNNYLFSFLGMAPADDPELLIYIGVQQPNLPANEYGSVPVAKIFTSVMENSLKYMNIEPENMVEATTMPVEDYTGQSATAAAEALRELGLETVVIGDSKEVVSQYPETGSTVLDGGRVILKAAGKTTLPDFTGWSKRELLAYQSLSGLSLEIAGQGYVLTQSIAEGEVVTVNDPVVIELHPPEIYYPARAEAEDKEEQEQTEQGALEDTAPEVNKEETETETETETETQTEETTE, encoded by the coding sequence ATGAAAAAAAAGTTTCGATTTCAAGGGGGAGCCTTTCTGCTATTTTTGTTATTTGCAGGGCTCTTTTTCCTTTTATTGACTAGAATTGTGACCATACAAGCCACGGGAGAAGTCGAAGGACAGCAACTTGCTGCCAGAGCGGCGGCCAAATACAGTCAAGAAGAAGTGCTGACTGCTGAGCGGGGACGCATCATCGATCGCAAGGGAGAAGTAATAGCTGAAGATACATTGACGTATAAACTGGTTGCTGTCCTCGATGAATCAGCCACCCAAAAGGTTAGTGATCCCCGGCATGTAGTGGATATAGAAGAAACTGCTTCAAAATTGGCGGGTTACTTGGGTGCTTCTGAAGAAAGTATTTTGGAAACACTGAAAACGGGTGTAGAAAAAGACCGCTATCAAGTTGAATTCGGCTCTGCCGGGCGCGAAATCAACCATACCCAAATGCTGGAAATGAAAGAGGCGGAAATTCCAGGTTTGTTATTTGTACGTGATTTAAAGAGATTATATCCAAATGGCGTTTTCGCTTCCCATCTAATTGGCTATGCCATGAAAGAAGAAATGAAAGATGGAGTAACAAAAACAACGGGAAGAATGGGGCTTGAATCCATACACAACGAGGTCTTGACTGGCCAAAACGGCAAAATCGAATTCGATACAGATAAATGGGGCTTTTTACTGCCAAACAGCGAATCTGCAGTCACTCCGGCTGTTGATGGTTCAGACGTTCAACTGACTTTGGACAAAACGTTACAGAATTTCCTTGAAGACGCAATGTCTGGCGTGCAGGAAGAATATGACCCGACACGGATGATTGCCGTAATCGCAGATCCAAAAACAGGAGAAATCCTGGCGATGTCGCAGCGTCCGACATTTAATCCAAATACGCGGGAAGGTCTGTCTGACAACTGGCTGAACGAAAGTATCGAATTGACGATTGAACCTGGCTCTCCGATGAAGATGTTTACACTAGCAGCAGCAATCGAAGAAGGTAAGTGGGATGCGAATGCCACCTATAATTCCGGTACCTATACCTTACTAGACAGTACGATCGGTGACCACAACAGCGGACGCGGCTGGGGAACCATTTCGTATCTGGAAGGTTTCCAGCGTTCCTCCAACGTCTCAATGGCGTACTTATTGGAACGTCTTGGAGCAGATACCTTCATGACCTATATTGATGCTTTTGGATTCGGCGAACAGACAGGAATTGATTTACCGAAAGAAGCAACAGGCAAAATACTTGATCAATATCCGATAAACAAATTAACGACAGCATATGGACAAGGTTCCACAGTCACTCCAATTCAAATGATACAGGCTGCCTCAGCGATTGCGAATGGCGGCGTGATGATGAAACCGTATGTTATCGATCAAATTAAGAATACCGATACAGGAAAAGTTACCGTTAAAAGTGAACCCGAAAAAGCAGGTCAGCCTATTTCTGCTGAAACCGCCGAAAAAGTAAAAGAAGTACTGGCTTCAACTGTCACTTCCGAAGTTGGCTCAGCGAAAGGATTTGCATTACAGGATTATAAAATAGCCGGAAAGACTGGTACTGCACAAGTGCCGAAAGAAGGCGGCGGCTACCTGGAAGGCAGTAACAATTATTTGTTCTCGTTTCTGGGAATGGCTCCTGCTGACGACCCCGAGCTACTGATCTATATTGGCGTGCAGCAGCCAAATTTGCCGGCTAACGAATACGGCTCTGTGCCGGTTGCAAAAATATTCACTTCTGTCATGGAAAATAGTTTGAAGTATATGAACATCGAACCAGAAAATATGGTGGAAGCAACAACAATGCCTGTTGAAGATTATACGGGGCAGTCGGCAACTGCAGCGGCTGAAGCATTACGGGAGCTGGGGCTTGAAACTGTGGTTATCGGTGATTCTAAAGAAGTTGTCTCCCAATACCCTGAGACTGGCAGCACCGTATTGGATGGTGGACGGGTTATCTTGAAGGCAGCAGGAAAAACAACACTACCTGATTTTACTGGATGGTCCAAGCGTGAATTGCTTGCTTATCAATCCTTAAGTGGGTTGTCATTGGAAATTGCAGGACAAGGCTATGTTTTGACGCAAAGCATAGCAGAAGGTGAAGTAGTGACAGTCAATGATCCTGTAGTAATCGAACTTCATCCACCTGAAATCTACTATCCTGCTCGGGCAGAGGCCGAAGATAAGGAAGAACAAGAGCAGACTGAGCAGGGGGCATTGGAAGACACTGCCCCTGAAGTCAATAAAGAAGAAACAGAAACAGAAACAGAAACAGAAACAGAAACACAAACAGAAGAAACAACCGAGTAA
- the ftsL gene encoding cell division protein FtsL produces MALNARTETYIQQPAVPQNPSRQPVRKKGLITKGEKILYLTFVAVCIMCALLVLQNQSTIQASTQEIQTIEQSVNEKAKQNTDLSVQVSELSSYERIWSKAKELGLKLNEQNVKVVPGQ; encoded by the coding sequence ATGGCGTTGAATGCAAGAACTGAAACCTACATCCAACAGCCGGCCGTTCCTCAAAATCCGAGTCGGCAGCCGGTAAGAAAAAAAGGGTTAATCACTAAAGGCGAAAAAATATTGTATTTAACTTTTGTTGCAGTTTGTATTATGTGCGCATTGCTGGTTCTGCAGAATCAATCGACGATTCAGGCATCTACTCAGGAAATTCAAACAATTGAACAATCGGTTAATGAAAAAGCGAAGCAAAATACAGATTTGTCGGTACAGGTGAGTGAACTTTCTTCATATGAGCGCATTTGGTCAAAAGCAAAAGAGCTTGGCCTGAAATTAAATGAGCAAAATGTAAAGGTAGTGCCTGGACAATGA
- the rsmH gene encoding 16S rRNA (cytosine(1402)-N(4))-methyltransferase RsmH: MFNHTTVLLHETVDSLNIRPDGIYVDCTLGGAGHSEYLVQQLSDQGHLYCFDQDATAIAHAKEKLHDYLHRITFIHANFKYLKEELEMYGVEKVDGILYDLGVSSPQLDTPERGFSYHNDAPLDMRMDQSAELSAYHVVNEWSFEDLVRIFYRYGEEKFSKQIVRKIEAAREKHPIETTGQLVECIKDGIPAFARRKGGHPAKRVFQAIRIAVNDELGSAETSLQDAIDLLAIGGRISVITFHSLEDRLCKAIFKEASSLPELPPNLPVIPEGMEPILKLITRKPILASEEELAHNNRSRSAKLRIAEKINE, translated from the coding sequence TTGTTCAATCACACCACGGTTTTACTGCATGAAACTGTCGATAGTCTGAACATTCGTCCTGACGGCATATATGTGGATTGTACGCTGGGCGGAGCAGGACACAGCGAATATTTGGTTCAGCAATTATCTGACCAAGGTCATTTATATTGTTTCGATCAAGACGCGACAGCAATAGCTCATGCAAAAGAAAAACTACATGATTACTTACATAGAATTACATTTATCCATGCCAACTTTAAATATTTAAAGGAAGAATTGGAAATGTACGGAGTGGAGAAAGTGGACGGCATATTATATGACCTTGGCGTTTCTTCTCCACAATTGGATACACCAGAACGGGGCTTCAGTTACCATAATGATGCGCCTCTGGATATGCGAATGGACCAAAGTGCCGAGTTAAGCGCCTATCATGTAGTAAATGAATGGTCATTTGAAGATTTAGTAAGGATCTTTTATCGCTATGGAGAAGAAAAATTCTCTAAACAAATTGTCCGAAAAATCGAAGCTGCAAGAGAAAAGCATCCTATTGAAACGACAGGACAACTGGTCGAATGCATCAAAGACGGTATTCCGGCTTTTGCTCGCCGAAAAGGCGGCCATCCGGCAAAACGGGTGTTCCAAGCCATTCGAATCGCTGTAAATGATGAACTTGGTTCAGCTGAGACATCTCTGCAGGATGCCATCGATCTTTTGGCAATCGGAGGAAGAATTAGTGTCATCACCTTCCATTCACTTGAAGATCGGCTTTGCAAAGCGATATTCAAAGAAGCTTCATCGCTTCCGGAATTGCCGCCGAATTTACCGGTAATTCCAGAAGGAATGGAACCCATCCTAAAATTGATTACAAGAAAACCAATCCTAGCTTCAGAAGAAGAGCTGGCACATAATAATCGGTCAAGGTCCGCCAAACTGCGGATTGCAGAAAAAATAAACGAATAA
- the mraZ gene encoding division/cell wall cluster transcriptional repressor MraZ, protein MFMGEYQHSVDAKGRLIVPAKFRELLGDNFVITRGLDQCLFGYTMEEWQKIEVKLKELPVTKKDARAFTRFFFSGATEVELDKQGRVNIPTTLISYAKLEKECIILGVSNRFEIWAKDSWESYFAASEDSFNELAENLTDFDF, encoded by the coding sequence ATGTTCATGGGCGAATATCAACATAGCGTTGATGCAAAGGGTCGGTTGATCGTTCCGGCTAAGTTTCGTGAACTGCTAGGTGACAACTTCGTCATTACCCGAGGCTTGGATCAGTGCTTATTTGGCTACACGATGGAAGAATGGCAGAAAATTGAAGTAAAGCTGAAAGAGTTGCCGGTTACAAAAAAAGACGCTCGTGCTTTTACACGTTTCTTTTTTTCTGGAGCCACAGAAGTGGAACTTGATAAGCAGGGACGCGTCAATATACCGACGACATTAATTTCTTATGCGAAACTTGAAAAAGAATGCATCATCTTGGGTGTGTCCAACCGTTTTGAAATATGGGCAAAAGATTCATGGGAAAGCTATTTTGCAGCATCTGAAGATTCCTTTAATGAACTTGCAGAAAATTTAACTGATTTTGACTTTTAA
- the bshC gene encoding bacillithiol biosynthesis cysteine-adding enzyme BshC, with translation MKVEEQYVEPSSKLMSDYVNGRQAIRQYFTYDPQMQSFERRLEKLQSHAVDRRKVASILRNYMEHNGVPKAAESNLMSFEEGAPVVVTGQQAGILTGPLYTVHKAISVIVLAKQAAEQLNTKVVPVFWIAGEDHDLAEISHLYREVDGRVDKLNIPHAEYGKHSASSATLNKPKIASFLEEYFRSLPETEHSKEIHDLAFSLLEQSRSFTDFFSSLLHFFFQEEGLLYIDAADAELRKYESPYFVEMIERAEEIADTVTTAEEALLKDGYNAVIGAEKTAANLFITVKGERLLLERQGTEFVANNGAIRYTKQQLLEIAEKTPELLSNNVVTRPLMQEMVFPVLAFVGGPGEIAYWAALKGAFELVGMELPVIMPRLSLTLVNRQTQLLLNKYNLDFSAVVNERQVAAMRNELMESIREQQAEVMIDNLQHQIERTYDNIQQQFSSISKGLLPLAEKNLQLHIKQLNFLKNKLQDEVVLQNSIEFGHYASIENELLPNGGFQERVYSPFVYMNQFGIDLVKELLALPLQYDKNHKIICL, from the coding sequence ATGAAGGTAGAGGAACAATACGTAGAACCATCCAGTAAATTGATGAGTGATTATGTAAATGGCAGACAGGCTATCCGCCAATATTTCACATATGATCCACAGATGCAGTCATTTGAGAGAAGATTGGAGAAGCTCCAAAGCCATGCTGTTGACCGCCGAAAAGTGGCAAGCATACTGCGCAACTACATGGAGCACAACGGGGTACCAAAAGCTGCTGAAAGCAATTTAATGAGTTTTGAAGAAGGTGCCCCCGTAGTCGTAACGGGACAACAGGCAGGCATTCTAACCGGTCCCTTGTACACAGTACATAAAGCGATATCAGTCATCGTTCTGGCGAAACAGGCTGCTGAGCAGTTGAACACTAAAGTGGTTCCAGTTTTCTGGATTGCCGGTGAAGACCATGATTTGGCTGAAATCAGCCATCTTTACCGTGAAGTAGATGGGCGTGTGGACAAACTGAACATACCACATGCTGAATACGGTAAGCACTCAGCTTCTTCAGCAACACTCAATAAGCCGAAAATCGCGTCTTTTCTAGAAGAGTATTTCCGCAGCTTGCCTGAAACCGAACATTCCAAAGAAATTCACGATTTGGCTTTCAGCTTGTTGGAACAATCCCGGTCGTTTACCGATTTCTTTTCTTCCCTTCTACACTTTTTTTTCCAGGAGGAAGGATTGCTGTATATTGATGCAGCAGATGCAGAGCTTCGTAAATACGAGTCTCCATATTTCGTGGAAATGATCGAACGCGCAGAAGAAATTGCAGATACCGTCACAACTGCTGAAGAGGCGCTGCTGAAGGATGGCTATAACGCGGTGATCGGAGCGGAGAAAACGGCAGCTAATCTTTTTATCACGGTAAAAGGTGAGCGATTATTGCTGGAGCGTCAAGGAACAGAGTTTGTGGCCAATAACGGTGCTATCCGCTATACCAAACAGCAGCTCCTCGAAATCGCTGAAAAAACTCCAGAACTCCTCAGCAATAATGTTGTCACACGCCCGTTGATGCAAGAAATGGTATTTCCAGTCCTCGCCTTTGTCGGAGGGCCGGGTGAAATTGCTTATTGGGCAGCTCTTAAAGGTGCTTTCGAATTAGTTGGCATGGAACTTCCAGTTATTATGCCACGTTTAAGCCTTACGTTAGTGAATCGGCAAACTCAGCTGTTACTGAATAAATACAATCTGGATTTTTCGGCTGTAGTGAATGAGCGTCAAGTGGCAGCGATGAGAAACGAATTGATGGAATCGATTCGTGAACAGCAAGCTGAGGTCATGATTGATAATCTGCAGCACCAAATAGAACGAACATACGACAATATCCAACAACAGTTTTCTTCCATAAGCAAAGGACTTTTGCCGCTCGCTGAAAAGAACTTACAGCTACACATTAAGCAATTAAATTTTTTGAAGAATAAATTGCAAGATGAAGTTGTGCTTCAAAATAGCATAGAATTCGGCCATTATGCCTCTATTGAAAATGAATTGTTGCCAAATGGCGGTTTTCAAGAACGCGTCTATAGTCCTTTTGTTTACATGAATCAGTTTGGAATAGATCTGGTCAAGGAGCTATTGGCACTGCCGTTGCAATATGACAAAAACCATAAAATAATATGTTTATAA
- a CDS encoding DUF3397 family protein, which yields MTLLQTIGAIFLYIPFLLFIFIYFILLKRKKRKALGLASDGTTFLLFFSVPASVEFLWGYSVSALIYFVALILAIVYLIVEWKTVKEIEIIPFFRKLWRTYFLLLATIYAFVWLVGLVSVIIKSV from the coding sequence ATGACCCTATTACAAACAATTGGAGCTATTTTTCTCTATATTCCTTTTCTCCTTTTTATTTTTATATATTTTATTTTATTGAAAAGAAAAAAACGAAAAGCATTAGGTCTGGCATCTGATGGCACCACATTTTTATTGTTCTTTTCCGTGCCGGCATCAGTGGAATTTCTCTGGGGTTACTCAGTCTCGGCGTTAATTTATTTTGTAGCGCTTATATTGGCAATCGTCTATTTAATTGTAGAATGGAAAACTGTCAAAGAAATAGAAATCATTCCATTTTTCCGGAAACTATGGCGAACCTACTTTCTGCTATTGGCCACCATTTATGCCTTTGTGTGGCTAGTGGGCCTTGTGAGTGTCATCATCAAATCAGTTTAG
- a CDS encoding ketopantoate reductase family protein gives MKYAIIGAGATGLLTAYLLKKAGHEVQVIAQHQEQSSLINKRGIIHGKNRQQLTAYTDVEQIDPDAFIMLTINYEELQPILRLLKIRCPSNRIIFLQQGMLFLEKARNLPHRHIAAALLETDCVKWSGNEISFSKAAQLTVGSLKGNSEEFQSLLETTAWKSVWVDQIEEQLFESQLFNSLIDPLTAMMKIRNGELITNPHAYELFRNLYNELYLAFPEIERLQPIEKVAAACAAEPDRMSTMLADRLADDAMEIDGLMLYMLNRSKLELPLYKAFYHLLKTIEVQQ, from the coding sequence ATGAAATATGCAATTATCGGAGCTGGCGCCACTGGACTGCTGACAGCTTATCTATTGAAAAAAGCGGGTCATGAAGTGCAAGTGATTGCGCAACATCAAGAACAATCTTCATTGATTAACAAGCGTGGAATCATACATGGTAAAAATCGTCAACAACTGACAGCCTACACGGACGTTGAGCAAATCGATCCGGATGCTTTTATCATGTTAACGATCAATTACGAAGAGTTGCAGCCGATTTTAAGACTCTTAAAAATTCGCTGTCCCAGCAACAGAATTATTTTTTTGCAGCAAGGTATGCTATTTTTGGAAAAAGCGAGAAATTTACCACATCGCCATATCGCGGCAGCCCTATTGGAAACGGATTGTGTTAAGTGGAGCGGTAATGAAATCAGCTTCAGCAAAGCTGCTCAGCTGACAGTAGGATCGCTGAAGGGCAATTCCGAGGAATTTCAGTCTCTTCTTGAGACAACTGCCTGGAAAAGCGTGTGGGTGGATCAGATTGAAGAACAGCTTTTTGAGAGTCAGTTGTTCAACAGTCTGATCGATCCATTGACGGCAATGATGAAAATACGCAACGGTGAGCTAATCACCAACCCGCATGCCTATGAGCTGTTCAGAAATCTGTACAATGAACTTTATCTGGCATTTCCGGAAATTGAGCGGCTGCAGCCGATTGAAAAGGTAGCCGCTGCGTGTGCAGCAGAGCCGGATAGAATGTCCACAATGCTGGCTGATCGTCTAGCAGATGACGCGATGGAGATAGATGGGCTGATGTTGTATATGTTGAACCGATCCAAGCTTGAATTACCTTTATACAAGGCTTTCTATCACCTTCTAAAAACTATTGAGGTACAACAATGA